The Blautia hydrogenotrophica DSM 10507 genome window below encodes:
- a CDS encoding FAD-dependent oxidoreductase, whose protein sequence is MNKFRLNIDGKEVFGIPGQTILEVARENDIEIPTLCYDERTEIYGACGLCVVEVEGNPKLCKACATQIAPNMIVNTKTPRVIESRKTNLELLLSNHRGDCRPPCKLACPAGTDCQGYVGLIANGKYREAIELIKERIPLPGAIGRVCPHPCETACRRGLVDEPISIAWLKRFAADHDLFGEDPFMPEIAPETGKNVAVIGGGPYGLSMAYFLRRMGHEVTIYEAMPKLGGMLRYGIPEYRLPKEILDEEISLIERMGVTMIPNVKIGKDIAFETIRRDYDAVCLGIGAWLSTGVRCKGEDAQGVIGGIDFLRKVVRNEAIDLGENVAIVGGGNTAMDACRTAVRLGAKKVYNIYRRTKDEMPADMVEIEEAEEEGVIFLNLTNPLEIIADENGKAKQMVLQVMKLGEPDASGRRAPIPVEGETKTIDVDTVILAIGQKVNPEGIEGVDLTRKSGIVYDKDTFMTKIPGVFAGGDCGNDKISIAVESIGDAQKGSLVVDAYLRGEQIKYEKPYYVQRTDLTPASFEDRERMCRPAMDQLSAEERKDNFTEVVFGYDEEKAQADASRCLECGCKDYFECKLISYANQYNVKPDRFSGDINTVDYEDEHPFILRDPNKCILCGVCVRVCDEVMGVGALGLVKRGFDTVVKPALEQPLAETGCISCGQCTSYCPTGALQERMAIKKSVPLDTTCTQTTCSHCSVGCSLELENYGDLLIKAVPDKEGAVNKGILCGKGKFGFDCAYLDGKLLDPMAKDLDGMFTEVDYHDAFVLTAKKTEAVAAKYGKDAVAVAISDRYTNEEAYVMKKLAESIGAKTLCFDNRESGIEKVLGVNASPNTIDELLSTEVILVVGFNNSQVMRVKLSQAAKNGAKVILINPEGYEQDHFAFAYKTVYTQNDLSYLQSIAKVLTDMGKGTGVEGYEEFAKSVATAEVTDEIKEIAELYANAKKAMIVFQQNLVSVEAATLLADIAVVSGHIGKARDGILQIKAKNNSQGLIDLGITAGAEAMDGVKALLVFGEDVNPELLKDVEFMMVCDTHMTETARRADVVIPGTGFASADGTYTNTERRLQAVEHAIEEEVVFNNWEVAAEIAHVYEVEMPYDDEADIAEEMDCTVPVYREAVIGEVHGAVLACKDAKLVAVAAGKFVDPLKCTDNLTNMIEARLPKCEK, encoded by the coding sequence GTGAATAAATTTAGATTGAATATCGATGGAAAAGAAGTCTTCGGTATTCCGGGACAGACTATTCTTGAGGTAGCAAGAGAAAATGACATTGAAATCCCAACTCTTTGCTACGATGAGAGAACTGAGATCTACGGTGCCTGCGGTCTCTGCGTTGTGGAAGTGGAAGGAAACCCGAAGCTTTGCAAAGCCTGTGCGACCCAGATTGCACCGAATATGATTGTAAATACAAAGACACCGAGAGTCATCGAGTCCAGAAAGACGAACCTGGAGCTGTTGCTCTCTAACCACAGAGGAGATTGCCGTCCTCCGTGCAAATTGGCATGTCCGGCCGGAACAGACTGTCAGGGCTATGTGGGGCTGATTGCCAATGGAAAATACAGAGAAGCGATTGAACTGATCAAAGAGCGGATACCGCTGCCAGGTGCAATCGGACGTGTATGTCCGCATCCTTGTGAGACTGCCTGCCGGCGTGGGCTGGTGGATGAGCCAATCTCCATCGCATGGCTGAAGCGATTTGCAGCAGATCACGATCTGTTCGGTGAGGACCCATTTATGCCGGAGATCGCTCCTGAGACCGGAAAGAATGTAGCAGTGATCGGTGGTGGACCTTACGGTCTGTCTATGGCTTATTTCTTGAGAAGAATGGGACATGAAGTGACGATCTATGAGGCAATGCCAAAATTAGGCGGTATGCTTCGCTACGGTATCCCGGAATACCGTCTGCCGAAAGAGATTCTGGATGAAGAGATCTCTCTGATCGAGAGAATGGGCGTTACGATGATTCCAAATGTAAAGATTGGAAAAGATATTGCTTTTGAGACCATCCGCAGAGATTATGATGCAGTTTGCTTAGGTATCGGTGCATGGCTGTCCACAGGTGTTCGCTGCAAGGGCGAGGACGCGCAAGGTGTGATTGGTGGTATCGACTTCCTGAGAAAAGTAGTGCGCAATGAGGCGATTGATCTAGGCGAGAATGTGGCAATTGTCGGTGGTGGAAATACTGCGATGGATGCCTGCCGTACAGCAGTTCGCCTGGGCGCTAAGAAGGTATATAACATCTACCGTAGAACCAAAGATGAGATGCCAGCGGATATGGTAGAGATTGAGGAGGCAGAGGAAGAAGGAGTCATCTTCTTGAACCTGACAAATCCTCTGGAAATCATTGCAGACGAGAACGGCAAAGCAAAACAGATGGTTCTCCAGGTGATGAAATTAGGTGAACCAGATGCCAGCGGCAGACGTGCTCCGATTCCGGTAGAAGGTGAGACAAAGACCATTGATGTGGACACAGTAATTTTGGCGATCGGCCAGAAGGTAAATCCGGAAGGCATCGAGGGTGTAGACCTGACCAGAAAGAGCGGTATTGTCTATGACAAAGATACCTTTATGACGAAGATTCCTGGCGTATTTGCTGGCGGCGACTGTGGAAATGACAAAATTTCTATTGCAGTGGAATCCATCGGTGATGCGCAGAAAGGAAGTCTGGTTGTGGATGCTTACCTGCGCGGGGAACAGATTAAATACGAGAAACCATATTATGTACAGAGAACCGATTTGACACCGGCTTCTTTCGAGGACCGTGAGAGAATGTGTCGTCCTGCTATGGACCAGCTCTCTGCCGAAGAGAGAAAAGACAACTTTACAGAAGTAGTATTCGGATACGATGAGGAGAAGGCTCAGGCCGATGCTTCCCGCTGTCTGGAATGTGGTTGTAAAGACTACTTCGAGTGTAAGCTAATCAGTTACGCGAACCAATACAATGTGAAGCCGGACCGCTTTAGCGGAGATATCAACACGGTAGACTACGAGGATGAGCATCCATTTATTCTGAGAGATCCGAATAAGTGTATCCTTTGCGGTGTCTGTGTACGTGTCTGCGATGAAGTTATGGGTGTGGGCGCTTTAGGATTGGTAAAACGTGGATTTGACACGGTGGTAAAACCGGCTTTAGAGCAGCCTCTGGCTGAGACTGGATGTATCTCCTGTGGTCAGTGTACCAGCTATTGTCCGACTGGAGCGCTCCAGGAGAGAATGGCTATCAAGAAGTCTGTTCCTCTGGATACCACCTGTACACAGACTACTTGTTCTCATTGTTCTGTCGGCTGTAGCTTGGAATTGGAAAACTATGGAGACCTGCTGATTAAAGCGGTACCGGATAAAGAAGGTGCTGTGAACAAAGGAATCCTCTGCGGAAAAGGAAAATTTGGTTTTGACTGTGCATATTTGGACGGTAAGCTGTTAGACCCGATGGCAAAAGACCTGGATGGAATGTTTACAGAGGTAGACTACCACGACGCTTTTGTTCTGACTGCGAAGAAGACAGAGGCAGTGGCGGCGAAGTATGGAAAAGACGCAGTGGCAGTGGCGATCTCAGACCGCTACACCAACGAGGAAGCCTATGTGATGAAGAAGCTGGCAGAGTCCATCGGAGCAAAGACGCTGTGCTTTGACAACCGTGAGAGTGGAATTGAGAAAGTGTTGGGCGTGAACGCTTCTCCAAATACCATCGACGAGCTGCTGTCTACAGAGGTGATTTTGGTAGTTGGCTTCAATAATTCTCAGGTGATGAGAGTGAAACTGAGTCAGGCGGCAAAGAACGGTGCGAAAGTCATCCTGATTAATCCGGAAGGCTATGAGCAGGATCATTTTGCTTTTGCTTACAAGACTGTATATACACAAAACGATCTGTCCTATCTGCAGAGCATTGCGAAAGTACTGACGGATATGGGCAAAGGTACCGGTGTTGAGGGATATGAAGAGTTCGCTAAGAGTGTGGCAACAGCGGAAGTGACCGATGAGATCAAAGAAATCGCTGAGCTGTACGCAAATGCTAAGAAAGCGATGATTGTATTCCAGCAGAACCTTGTATCTGTGGAGGCAGCTACCCTGCTGGCAGACATTGCTGTTGTTTCTGGACATATCGGAAAAGCCAGAGACGGTATCTTACAGATCAAAGCAAAGAACAATAGCCAGGGTCTGATTGATTTGGGCATCACTGCAGGTGCTGAGGCTATGGACGGAGTGAAGGCTCTTCTGGTATTTGGTGAGGATGTGAATCCAGAACTGCTGAAAGATGTAGAGTTTATGATGGTATGCGATACTCATATGACCGAGACTGCGAGAAGAGCAGACGTGGTGATTCCGGGAACCGGATTTGCTAGCGCAGACGGTACATACACCAACACAGAGCGTAGACTTCAGGCAGTGGAACATGCGATTGAGGAAGAAGTTGTGTTCAACAACTGGGAAGTTGCGGCTGAGATCGCTCATGTATATGAGGTGGAGATGCCTTATGACGATGAGGCTGACATCGCAGAAGAGATGGACTGCACAGTTCCAGTGTACCGCGAAGCAGTGATTGGTGAGGTGCATGGCGCAGTTTTGGCCTGCAAGGATGCGAAGCTGGTAGCTGTTGCTGCTGGAAAATTTGTAGACCCGCTGAAGTGTACAGACAATCTCACCAACATGATTGAGGCGAGATTGCCGAAATGTGAAAAATAA
- a CDS encoding undecaprenyl-diphosphate phosphatase, whose amino-acid sequence MSFLYSILMGIIQGITEFLPVSSFGHLVIFQQLTGFEPDTGLLLEAMLHLGTTVAVVLAFQKDVRQILLELCRMAYDVVCNAQILIQNKKNGEDQSYHRIVRSSYRKFVVLLLVSTIPTFFLGYAARNLAQMAAYSLLFTGIGLLITGILLFVVDFIPITGKLPGEITYDRAMWIGICQGLSVFPGISRLGITMSTSLMFGMGRKFALKYSFLLSIPATLGAMAVELKNFVSPSMTISLGIAYVLGAIVAGAVGYLCIRHMLSLVRKKRFRIFACYCFLAGLVAIVGNFVR is encoded by the coding sequence ATGTCATTTTTATATTCAATACTAATGGGAATTATTCAGGGTATCACAGAGTTTTTGCCAGTGAGCAGTTTTGGGCATCTGGTGATTTTTCAACAGTTAACAGGCTTTGAACCAGATACGGGACTTCTCCTGGAGGCGATGCTGCACCTGGGAACTACGGTAGCTGTAGTTTTGGCTTTTCAAAAAGATGTCAGACAGATTCTATTGGAGCTTTGCAGGATGGCCTACGATGTGGTTTGCAATGCGCAGATTTTGATTCAGAACAAAAAAAACGGGGAGGATCAAAGCTACCATCGAATTGTGCGCAGCAGTTATCGCAAATTTGTTGTACTGTTGTTAGTGTCTACGATACCTACGTTCTTTTTAGGATATGCGGCTAGAAATCTGGCTCAAATGGCAGCATACAGCCTTCTTTTTACAGGAATTGGTTTGCTAATTACTGGTATTCTCTTGTTTGTGGTGGATTTTATTCCGATCACTGGCAAGCTTCCTGGTGAAATTACCTATGATCGGGCAATGTGGATAGGGATTTGTCAGGGACTTTCTGTATTTCCAGGAATTTCTCGGTTAGGGATTACGATGTCCACATCTTTGATGTTTGGCATGGGCCGAAAATTTGCGTTAAAGTATTCATTTTTGTTGTCCATACCGGCTACCTTGGGAGCTATGGCTGTGGAACTGAAGAACTTTGTGAGTCCTTCTATGACCATCTCTTTGGGTATTGCCTATGTGCTCGGGGCTATCGTTGCAGGAGCTGTGGGCTATTTGTGCATCAGGCACATGCTTTCCCTGGTACGAAAGAAAAGATTTCGGATTTTTGCCTGTTACTGTTTTTTGGCAGGGCTTGTGGCGATCGTCGGAAATTTTGTCAGATAA